The following proteins come from a genomic window of Rhodohalobacter sp. 614A:
- the lipA gene encoding lipoyl synthase, with amino-acid sequence MIKELDVIEKSGPGQRRPDWLRVKLPSGQKFKEVSQTISDHKLNTVCSEARCPNMGECWGAGTATFMILGDVCTRSCSFCAVKTGRPPKGLDWDEPKRVADAAHKMQLKHVVLTSVNRDERKDGGAPIFAECHKVLRETIDGVTIESLIPDFRGVWDALQIVIDTPPDVLSHNLESVPRLYRNVRPQAKYERSLELLQRCKDQGLRTKTGIMVGLGETREEVIQLMQDCVDHNVDVLTIGQYMQPTKMHHPVVEWVHPKQFAEYKEIGETLGIEHVESGPLVRSSYHAERHV; translated from the coding sequence ATGATTAAAGAACTTGATGTTATAGAGAAGTCCGGGCCCGGCCAACGTCGCCCCGATTGGTTGAGAGTAAAACTTCCCTCCGGGCAAAAATTTAAAGAGGTTTCACAAACCATTAGTGATCATAAGCTGAACACGGTTTGTTCGGAAGCCCGTTGCCCGAATATGGGTGAGTGCTGGGGAGCCGGCACGGCAACATTTATGATTTTAGGTGATGTTTGCACGCGGTCGTGTTCGTTTTGTGCGGTAAAAACCGGCCGCCCGCCTAAAGGTCTTGATTGGGATGAACCCAAACGTGTAGCCGATGCAGCCCATAAAATGCAACTAAAGCACGTGGTACTTACCTCCGTCAACCGTGATGAACGAAAAGACGGTGGAGCGCCTATATTTGCGGAATGCCACAAAGTACTTCGTGAAACGATTGATGGCGTAACCATAGAGTCACTTATTCCCGATTTTCGTGGAGTGTGGGATGCTTTGCAGATTGTTATTGATACGCCGCCGGATGTATTGAGCCATAATCTGGAGTCGGTTCCGCGGCTTTATCGAAATGTGCGGCCGCAGGCAAAATACGAGCGGTCGTTAGAGCTGCTGCAGCGGTGTAAGGATCAGGGACTTCGGACAAAAACAGGTATCATGGTTGGATTGGGAGAAACCCGTGAAGAGGTTATTCAACTCATGCAGGATTGTGTAGATCATAATGTGGATGTTCTGACAATCGGACAATATATGCAGCCAACAAAAATGCATCATCCGGTTGTGGAATGGGTTCACCCCAAACAATTTGCCGAGTACAAAGAAATCGGCGAAACATTGGGCATAGAGCATGTTGAAAGCGGGCCTCTTGTTCGCTCTTCGTATCACGCTGAGCGGCATGTCTGA
- a CDS encoding AlbA family DNA-binding domain-containing protein: protein MMLPNGEIIISSMSPADLRNLIQTGEGMYLEFKKTTPSVEKIAREISAFANSKGGTILIGVDDRKNITGISAYFEEEYVLHKAAYECCVPEVPIQIELVHSGNQDVMVVRVPEAEKKPVYNKSKKKRLVFVRRDDESVLASDEQVEILKNTYADEGVTFEYGKNEQMLFRYLNEYGEITVLKYSQLVNVTTYRASKILINLVSAGVLKLFNRSDTDYYGFSHSMK from the coding sequence ATGATGCTTCCCAACGGTGAAATCATCATTTCCAGTATGAGTCCGGCGGACCTTCGCAACCTCATTCAAACCGGCGAAGGAATGTATCTCGAGTTTAAGAAAACGACTCCTTCCGTGGAAAAAATTGCCCGCGAAATTAGTGCATTTGCAAACTCAAAGGGTGGCACGATTCTCATCGGGGTAGATGATCGCAAAAATATTACCGGCATCAGCGCTTATTTCGAAGAGGAGTATGTGCTACACAAAGCGGCTTATGAATGTTGTGTGCCTGAAGTGCCGATTCAGATTGAACTGGTACACAGCGGGAATCAGGATGTAATGGTTGTCCGTGTGCCCGAAGCCGAGAAAAAACCCGTTTACAATAAAAGCAAAAAGAAACGGCTTGTGTTTGTACGGCGAGATGACGAAAGTGTGTTGGCAAGTGATGAACAGGTGGAGATTCTCAAAAATACGTATGCAGATGAAGGAGTAACATTTGAATATGGCAAGAATGAACAGATGCTCTTTCGTTATTTGAATGAATATGGAGAAATCACCGTTTTAAAATATTCGCAACTTGTAAATGTAACGACCTATCGGGCTTCAAAAATTCTTATTAATTTAGTAAGTGCTGGTGTTCTGAA
- a CDS encoding NAD(P)H-dependent glycerol-3-phosphate dehydrogenase: MKKISILGAGSFGTAIAVVLGQSGYPITIWAREPEVVDGINETGYNPEYISDVELPKSVKASHSIEDTLKGADMIVFATPSHAIREVANKAKEFVTGDEIIVSVAKGIEQDTLMTPSQILVDVLEGAVLEDQIGILTGPTHAEEVSKFKPTAITASAYSKRAARIIQETFMTPMFRVYLNHDILGAEIGGALKNIMAIAAGIIDGAELGDNAKAALMTRGLHEMKRMGCVLGGSQDTFSGLTGMGDLIVTCTSQHSRNRYVGYNIGRGLSLQEITSGMNMIAEGVKTTKSVHQWSRRNNIEMPITEAVYKVLFEKMDPKDAVNELMTRNAKDEIMI, from the coding sequence GTGAAAAAAATAAGCATTTTAGGAGCGGGAAGTTTTGGAACCGCAATAGCCGTTGTATTAGGGCAGAGCGGGTATCCAATTACCATTTGGGCCCGGGAACCAGAAGTTGTAGACGGCATCAACGAAACAGGATATAACCCGGAGTACATTTCGGATGTTGAACTCCCAAAATCTGTAAAGGCAAGCCATTCTATTGAGGATACTTTGAAAGGCGCAGATATGATTGTGTTTGCAACGCCATCTCACGCTATTCGTGAGGTTGCCAACAAGGCAAAAGAGTTTGTAACGGGTGATGAAATCATTGTTTCTGTTGCAAAAGGTATCGAACAGGATACGTTAATGACACCCTCACAAATTTTAGTAGATGTGTTGGAAGGAGCTGTGTTGGAAGATCAGATTGGAATTCTAACCGGACCAACCCATGCCGAGGAGGTAAGCAAATTCAAACCAACGGCAATTACGGCCTCTGCATATTCCAAACGGGCAGCGAGAATTATCCAGGAAACGTTTATGACACCGATGTTCCGCGTATACCTGAATCATGATATCCTGGGAGCTGAAATTGGCGGTGCACTGAAAAATATTATGGCGATTGCCGCAGGAATTATTGACGGCGCTGAATTAGGCGATAATGCCAAGGCGGCACTTATGACGCGTGGCCTGCACGAGATGAAGCGGATGGGATGCGTGTTGGGAGGCTCACAGGACACGTTTTCCGGTTTGACAGGAATGGGAGATTTAATCGTTACCTGCACAAGTCAGCACAGCCGGAATCGTTATGTAGGATATAACATTGGCCGCGGTTTGTCGTTACAAGAAATTACTTCGGGCATGAACATGATTGCCGAAGGTGTAAAAACCACGAAGTCAGTTCATCAATGGTCCCGGCGAAACAATATTGAGATGCCCATAACCGAAGCTGTGTATAAAGTGTTATTTGAGAAAATGGATCCCAAGGATGCCGTGAATGAGTTGATGACGCGCAATGCCAAAGACGAAATTATGATTTAA
- the plsY gene encoding glycerol-3-phosphate 1-O-acyltransferase PlsY, translated as MLALIVVIIISYLIGSIPSSLWTGRLFFKVDIRDHGSGNAGATNTFRILGWKAGVAVLLFDFGKGLLCTTLVSRLAWIIGSGPVRIYPGWDVEPMLLIVCGVAAVIGHMFPVYANFSGGKGAATACGMLYGIEPISISISLAVFLILMFSTRYVSVGSIAGAIAYPITQLILRYGFGWDIDGSILLFSSALAIGIVIKHKGNIKRLLNGTENRVRSFKPAKGKLNKEQTAA; from the coding sequence ATGCTTGCACTAATCGTTGTAATCATAATTAGTTATTTGATCGGTTCAATTCCCAGTTCTCTGTGGACAGGGAGGCTCTTCTTTAAGGTGGATATTCGCGACCATGGAAGTGGAAATGCCGGCGCCACAAATACTTTCAGAATTCTGGGATGGAAAGCCGGTGTAGCCGTTCTTCTGTTCGATTTTGGTAAAGGATTGCTGTGTACAACTCTTGTCAGCCGGCTGGCATGGATCATTGGCAGCGGACCGGTTCGTATTTATCCCGGTTGGGATGTAGAGCCGATGCTTCTCATTGTATGTGGTGTGGCGGCTGTAATAGGCCATATGTTTCCGGTATACGCCAACTTTTCCGGCGGTAAAGGTGCCGCCACAGCTTGTGGAATGTTGTATGGAATTGAGCCGATTTCTATCAGTATTTCGCTGGCCGTTTTCCTGATTTTAATGTTCTCTACGCGGTACGTTTCGGTTGGATCTATAGCAGGTGCCATCGCATACCCGATTACACAACTGATTTTACGGTATGGTTTCGGTTGGGATATTGACGGAAGCATTTTACTATTCAGCAGCGCACTCGCTATCGGAATCGTTATCAAGCACAAAGGCAATATTAAAAGATTGTTAAACGGTACTGAAAACCGAGTTCGTTCGTTTAAACCTGCAAAGGGAAAATTGAATAAAGAGCAGACAGCAGCGTGA